A region from the Desulfurellaceae bacterium genome encodes:
- the rplC gene encoding 50S ribosomal protein L3 — MHGLIGRKLGMSQVFTEQGTLVPVTVIQTGPCTVVQKKTEQKDGYAALQLGFGSRKPRRVSKPVAGHCQAAGAGPFAVLREFRTPEVEGYEVGNQITAEQIFQTGERVDVVGRTKGRGYTGVMKRHGMSGTPASHGTHEYFRHGGAIGNCAYPGKIFKGKSMAGQYGNARTTTKNLRIVAIRSEEHLVLVHGAVPGAQGGIVTLSKTKKG, encoded by the coding sequence ATGCATGGCTTAATCGGGCGAAAACTGGGCATGAGTCAGGTCTTTACCGAACAGGGGACGCTGGTTCCGGTAACCGTCATCCAGACCGGACCCTGCACGGTCGTCCAAAAGAAGACCGAGCAAAAAGACGGCTACGCCGCCCTGCAGCTCGGCTTTGGCAGCCGGAAACCCCGGCGGGTGAGCAAGCCTGTCGCGGGCCACTGCCAGGCCGCTGGGGCAGGTCCGTTTGCGGTTCTGCGCGAATTTCGGACGCCTGAAGTCGAAGGCTACGAAGTCGGGAACCAAATCACTGCCGAGCAGATTTTTCAGACCGGAGAGCGAGTTGACGTTGTTGGCAGGACAAAGGGACGGGGCTACACCGGGGTCATGAAGCGCCACGGCATGAGCGGTACGCCCGCTAGCCACGGCACCCACGAGTACTTTCGGCATGGTGGGGCGATCGGCAACTGTGCCTACCCGGGCAAAATTTTCAAGGGCAAGTCCATGGCCGGCCAGTATGGGAACGCCCGGACGACGACCAAGAACCTGCGCATTGTTGCCATTCGCTCCGAAGAGCATCTGGTTCTCGTC